A region of bacterium DNA encodes the following proteins:
- a CDS encoding PEP-CTERM sorting domain-containing protein (PEP-CTERM proteins occur, often in large numbers, in the proteomes of bacteria that also encode an exosortase, a predicted intramembrane cysteine proteinase. The presence of a PEP-CTERM domain at a protein's C-terminus predicts cleavage within the sorting domain, followed by covalent anchoring to some some component of the (usually Gram-negative) cell surface. Many PEP-CTERM proteins exhibit an unusual sequence composition that includes large numbers of potential glycosylation sites. Expression of one such protein has been shown restore the ability of a bacterium to form floc, a type of biofilm.), translating into MLPIQIWLQLGGAPSQGSGSITYNGFWGASAGDGPVPPPEPQASSPAIVTSATLLIVTAPVPEPAISGLMLIGVAAILSRRFGRR; encoded by the coding sequence ATGCTGCCGATCCAGATCTGGCTCCAGCTCGGAGGAGCCCCGTCCCAGGGCAGCGGTTCGATTACCTACAACGGTTTTTGGGGTGCAAGCGCGGGGGATGGACCGGTTCCACCGCCGGAACCCCAAGCGAGCTCTCCTGCGATCGTGACTTCAGCCACTCTGCTGATTGTCACCGCGCCGGTTCCCGAGCCTGCGATCAGCGGCCTCATGCTGATCGGAGTCGCCGCGATCCTCAGTCGTCGATTCGGGCGGCGGTAA